The following nucleotide sequence is from Bradyrhizobium roseum.
GAACGCAAACAGCGTGGCGGGCGGGATATCCAGCGCCTGGCGCTGAATGATCGGCGTCAGCACGTAGCTTTCCAGCGCGTGCACGCCGAGGAACAGGATGAAGGCGGAAAGTGCGGCGACCCATCCGGAGGCAAGACTGGCCAGCACCACGATCAGCCCCCCGAGGATGGCGCCGACGGTCGGGATGAAGGCGAGAAGGCCGGCCTGGATGCCCAGGATGAACGAACTCTGGATGCCGATGATCGACAGCCCGATCCAGGTCACCAGAAACACCGCGACCATGGTGATGATCTGCGCAATCAGCCAGCGTTCCAGCGTCTCGCCGATCCGGTCGACGATGGCTGTCGCCCGCGTGCGATGCTTTGACGGCGCCATGAACAGCAGGCCGTCGCGGTAGACGCTTGGCTGGGTCGCAAAGGCGATGCCCAGAAACAGCACGATGAAGAAGTTTCCGACCGCGCTCGCCGTGCCCAGGATCAGTTTCAGGCTCTGGCTGAAGATGGCGCCGCCACTGGCTGCAATCGTGCCGGCGCTGGGAAGGTTGTTGTGCGGCGTCGGCGGCGCTGCGGCGGGCGCGGGATCATCCGAAGTCTGCGACAGGCTGCCGAAGTCGAAGAAGCTGGTGTCGATGCCGTTGCGTTCCAGAAAGCCCTTGACGTTGACGAGCTGCGATTTGAGCGTGTTGCTCAACGCCGTGGTCTGTTTGCCGATCGTGGTGCCGCCGAGAAAGACGATGCCGGACAGCATGCCGGCCACGACCAGGCAGACCGCCGTCAGCCGCAGCGCATGCGGCAGCCGCACCACGCGTCCGAGCAGATTGCTCATGGCATTCAGCGCAACCCCGAGCAGCACGCCGGCAAAGATCAGGAACAGCGTCGCGGCGAACTGCCAGGCGAACGCGAGCAGGGCGATGAACAGCACGACGCCGATGCCGCCGACCGAGATCGCCCACGCCAGATCGTTGCGGGCCTGAGGGCGATTGTCAGCGGGACCTGTCACGGTGATTCCTTCTCGAGATAAATATTGCCGGGCCAGTCTTTCGGCAAAACGCCGCCGGGATCAAGCAGCAGCGAACGCGCCGGTTTGACGCCGCCGCGCCTATTATGCCAAGCGTTTCATGGACCTGACAGTGCGGGCCGGCGAGGGCGAGATGATTCTAAAATGGTTCGGCCCGCTTGCGCTGCTGGCGGCGCTGGTGATCGGCGACCAGGTCAGGATCAACCGGCCTGCCCACAAATATCGCCTGACGCTGGAAGTCGAGACGCCGGACGGCCGTAAATCGGCTTCCAGCGTCCTGGCTGTCCATCCTGACCGCAGCTACGCTCGCCGCGGCCAGACCCGTACGCTGGGCGAGGCCGTTTTCGTCGATCTCGGGCAGGGCAAGAACCTCGTCGCGCTACTGGCGCATGTCGACAACGACAAGCTCGAACTCGACGGCATCAATTATGTCGCCTTGCGCGCCTATACGGTCGCTTCCGGGGGCAAACGGGTCTCATTCAACGCGATGAGCGCGCAGACCGGCATCGTGCCGGTGAAGGCAGAGCTCGTTCCGGTGCTCGTGACCTTCGCCGACCCGGCCAATCCCGCCTCGGCGCGGGCCGTGGCGCCGGACGAAGCCGAAGCGGTGTTCGGGAAGGGTTATCGCCTCCAGGGAATGACCGCCGAGGTGGTGCCGAACGGATTTTGGCCGCTGGATTTCGGTGGCGTCCTAGGCGAGCCGGTGACGCGCTCAATCCCGGCAAAACTGCCCTGGCTCGCCGGCACCGGCAACTCGGCTGCCACTGCGCTCCGGGCCGCCGGTTTGCCCGGGATCGACGGCATCGATGCCGGCGAAGCGTTCACGCGAAAATAGCAACGCAGCCCCGCTGCTGCCCTTCGGATATTGATCCGAAGCCGCTGCGCAGGCATTATCTTCTGTGATCATGGCCCAACCCAGAAGATTCTTGCACAGGACAATGACAGCGGAAGTCTCGCGATGAGGCGTCCCGTGGTCGGGGTGATCGCGAACGCCCATCGCGTCGAAAACCGCTTCCAGACCCAAATGGTCGGAGAGCGCAATTTGCGCGCGGTCACCGACGTGTCCGGGGCGTTGCCGCTGATGTTTGCCGGATCGCCCGAGATCACCGACATCGGCGCGCTGCTCGACGTCGTCGACGGGGTGATCTTGACGGGCGCGCGGGCCAATGTTCATCCGACGCGCTTCAAGACCGAGCCGCATGAGAAGCACGAGCCCTACGACATCCACCGCGACGACGTCGCGCTGGCGCTCACCGAGGCCTGCGTTGCCCGCGGCGTCCCCATCTTTGGCATCTGCCGCGGCCTGCAGGAGATGAACGTCGCCTTCGGCGGCTCGCTGCATCCGGAAATCCGCGAGATTCCCGGCCGCATGAACCACCGCATGCCGCGGCTGGAGAACGGCGAGATCCATCCCGATCCCACCGTCGTGTTCGCCGACCGCCACGACGTCTACCTGACGCCCGGCGGCACCTTTGCCAGCCTGCTCGGCTGCGAGACCATCCGGGTCAATTCGCTGCACGGGCAGGGCATCCTCGACCCCGGCGAGCGCGTCGTGATCGAAGGCATCGCCGAGGACGGCACCATCGAAGCGATCCGCATCGCGGACGCCGCAAGTTTTGCGCTGGGTGTGCAGTGGCACGCCGAATACGATCCGCAGCACAACCCGATCAACCGAAAACTGTTCGAGGCGTTCGGCGCGGCGCTCAAGGCGCACACGCGGGTGGCGTAGGCGGCTACGAACCGCCGGTGCGGCACAACTCTCCTGACGTCGTTGCGAGCGCAGCGAAGCAATCCATCGGGCGGCAAGCGGAGAGGTGGATTGCTTCGCTACGCTCGCCAGGACGGTGGATACAGTTTCCGCCCTTTTTCAATACGCTATCCTCCCTGACGCCCGTGTAGCCACGTTCGACCGCGCCATTCCTGCCATGCATGCGGTCGCTGGCCCGC
It contains:
- a CDS encoding AI-2E family transporter, which codes for MTGPADNRPQARNDLAWAISVGGIGVVLFIALLAFAWQFAATLFLIFAGVLLGVALNAMSNLLGRVVRLPHALRLTAVCLVVAGMLSGIVFLGGTTIGKQTTALSNTLKSQLVNVKGFLERNGIDTSFFDFGSLSQTSDDPAPAAAPPTPHNNLPSAGTIAASGGAIFSQSLKLILGTASAVGNFFIVLFLGIAFATQPSVYRDGLLFMAPSKHRTRATAIVDRIGETLERWLIAQIITMVAVFLVTWIGLSIIGIQSSFILGIQAGLLAFIPTVGAILGGLIVVLASLASGWVAALSAFILFLGVHALESYVLTPIIQRQALDIPPATLFAFQILLGVVFGIWGLALALPLMAIAKVMIDHFKADGLPAGASA
- a CDS encoding gamma-glutamyl-gamma-aminobutyrate hydrolase family protein — protein: MRRPVVGVIANAHRVENRFQTQMVGERNLRAVTDVSGALPLMFAGSPEITDIGALLDVVDGVILTGARANVHPTRFKTEPHEKHEPYDIHRDDVALALTEACVARGVPIFGICRGLQEMNVAFGGSLHPEIREIPGRMNHRMPRLENGEIHPDPTVVFADRHDVYLTPGGTFASLLGCETIRVNSLHGQGILDPGERVVIEGIAEDGTIEAIRIADAASFALGVQWHAEYDPQHNPINRKLFEAFGAALKAHTRVA